The Anaeromusa acidaminophila DSM 3853 DNA window TTTCACAGCAGCTTTCCGCAGTACCAGCCCACGCCTTTGCGTTCGTTGCCTCGATTGGCGGAACTCTTGGGAGTCGGGGGAATTTATGTAAAAGATGAGTCCTTCCGATTTGGTCTCAATGCGTTTAAAGGCCTTGGCGGTTCGTATGCTATGGGGAAGTATTTAGCAGAGCGCCTGGGGATGGATATTAGCGAGCTTCCTTTTTCAAGATTAACGGGGGCTGAGGTAAAAGCCCGCTTGGGAGATATTACCTTTGCGACGACGACCGATGGCAATCACGGACGAGGCGTAGCTTGGACGGCGAAGATGTTGCAGCAAAAAGCGGTGGTGTATATGCCGAAAGGCTCGACGGAATATCGTTTGGAAGCGATTCGGCAAGAAGGCGCTGAGGCGGAAATTATGGACTGGAATTATGACGATACGGTTCGTTATACAGCCCGTCGAGCGGCGGAAGAAGGCTGGGTTATTGTTCAAGATACGGCATGGGAAGGATATGAAGAAATTCCACTTTGGATTATGCAAGGATATGCGACCATGGCGGATGAGGCGTTGGAACAGTTAAAACAAGACCATGGCTTAACGGCGCCTAGTCATGTAATGATTCAAGCGGGTGTCGGTTCTTTGGCAGGCATGCTGCAAGGCGTACTGGCGGCGCGCTATGGAGAGGAGCGGCCTCGTTTAGCCGTGGTGGAAGCACGCCCAGCTGATTGTTTGTATCGTTCTGCCGTAGCGAATGACGGCAGTCCTCATGCGGTTGGAGGCGATTTGACTACCATTATGGCGGGGTTGGCCTGCGGCGAAGCAAATTATATGGGTTGGGAATTGTTGCGGGATTACGGGGAATTCTTTTTCTCCTGCTCCGATGAAGTAGCGGCGCGCGGTATGCGCGTGCTTGGCAATCCGCTTCGCGGCGATGCACAGGTGATTTCCGGAGAATCC harbors:
- the dpaL gene encoding diaminopropionate ammonia-lyase, whose amino-acid sequence is MNMNICWQDNRSSKFYQHPASSPEKFSLEETAKVRAFHSSFPQYQPTPLRSLPRLAELLGVGGIYVKDESFRFGLNAFKGLGGSYAMGKYLAERLGMDISELPFSRLTGAEVKARLGDITFATTTDGNHGRGVAWTAKMLQQKAVVYMPKGSTEYRLEAIRQEGAEAEIMDWNYDDTVRYTARRAAEEGWVIVQDTAWEGYEEIPLWIMQGYATMADEALEQLKQDHGLTAPSHVMIQAGVGSLAGMLQGVLAARYGEERPRLAVVEARPADCLYRSAVANDGSPHAVGGDLTTIMAGLACGEANYMGWELLRDYGEFFFSCSDEVAARGMRVLGNPLRGDAQVISGESGAVPLGLLSLLLERSEWREAKEMMGLTSQSQILLFSTEGDTDPQRYRDVVWDGSYSSGR